The following proteins are co-located in the Paenibacillus sp. JNUCC32 genome:
- a CDS encoding extracellular solute-binding protein: MLSALLFGSTLASCHQSSGIDHNRGPETRGEGVYNDKSLSVYHPPIEVTLVREIGDGLEDILKALPDETLEDNRWSQLYEQVLGIQIKYKWAVRSEQYHKKLDIMLASGDIPDIVKVNAQQLRQLSHAGLIQDLTQSYEEYASALTRQVHRQEGSGTLESGIIGDKLMGIPETDSSIEKAMFLWIRTDWLDRLELLPPQTMDDVLAISKAFTEQDPDGNGQQDTYGIAATQYLWDPVMGLTGFMAGYGAYPNIWLEDESGKLVYGGIQPEVKQALKALQDMYRNHEIESEFIFKNGSKAKQLIADGKIGMAYGEQWGAFLFQSSRSGDPDAEWQAFPIVTDSGKAPKVPLKFTTSSFYAVRKDFAHPEAILKMFNLHLEKNWGKTAEYGTYYNDSSPVWGLSPVTPFPADKNLEAYRQIAEARRQGSTSQLQGESGFIQDRIDRYMDKKEDSESGWGWEKIYGASGAMSILDQYEKNDQLLFDAFAGAPTETMIERRNILDNLQHDYFVNIILGEPVDQFDRFVEEWYRLGGADITAEVNQWHEDKKGRP, from the coding sequence ATGCTAAGCGCTTTACTGTTTGGTTCAACACTGGCGTCTTGTCACCAAAGCAGCGGTATCGACCACAATCGGGGGCCGGAAACACGCGGGGAGGGCGTATACAACGATAAGTCATTAAGCGTTTATCATCCGCCGATCGAAGTCACGCTTGTGAGAGAAATCGGCGACGGCTTGGAAGATATTCTGAAGGCATTGCCTGATGAAACGCTGGAGGACAATCGCTGGAGTCAGTTGTACGAACAAGTTCTTGGCATTCAAATCAAATACAAATGGGCTGTGAGAAGCGAACAATACCACAAAAAGCTGGATATTATGCTGGCTTCAGGGGACATTCCGGATATCGTCAAGGTCAATGCCCAGCAGCTCAGGCAATTGAGTCATGCCGGTCTGATCCAGGATCTGACGCAGTCTTATGAGGAATATGCTTCCGCGTTGACTCGGCAAGTTCATCGTCAGGAAGGGAGCGGCACCCTGGAATCCGGCATAATCGGTGACAAGCTGATGGGCATACCAGAGACCGATTCCTCTATCGAAAAGGCGATGTTTCTGTGGATTCGAACGGATTGGCTGGACCGATTGGAACTCTTGCCTCCGCAAACGATGGATGATGTCCTGGCAATTTCGAAAGCGTTTACAGAACAGGATCCCGACGGAAATGGCCAACAGGACACCTATGGAATAGCGGCTACCCAATATTTGTGGGACCCCGTCATGGGCTTAACCGGATTCATGGCCGGTTATGGAGCCTACCCGAACATATGGCTTGAAGACGAGAGCGGCAAACTCGTATACGGAGGCATTCAGCCCGAAGTGAAACAGGCGCTCAAAGCGCTTCAGGATATGTATCGCAACCATGAAATCGAGAGTGAATTCATTTTTAAAAACGGAAGCAAAGCAAAACAGCTCATAGCCGATGGGAAGATCGGAATGGCCTATGGAGAGCAATGGGGAGCATTCTTGTTTCAATCCAGCCGAAGCGGCGATCCGGATGCAGAGTGGCAGGCTTTTCCCATTGTTACTGACTCCGGCAAGGCGCCAAAGGTTCCGCTTAAATTTACCACAAGTTCTTTTTACGCCGTAAGAAAGGATTTCGCTCACCCGGAAGCGATTCTGAAAATGTTCAATTTGCATCTTGAAAAAAATTGGGGCAAAACGGCCGAGTACGGGACTTACTACAACGATTCCTCGCCCGTGTGGGGTCTATCTCCCGTGACTCCTTTCCCTGCTGATAAAAACCTCGAAGCCTACCGGCAAATCGCCGAAGCGCGTCGACAAGGCTCGACGTCACAGTTACAAGGTGAGTCCGGATTCATACAAGACCGAATCGATCGATATATGGATAAGAAAGAAGACAGCGAATCCGGCTGGGGATGGGAAAAAATCTACGGGGCATCCGGTGCGATGAGCATCCTGGACCAATACGAGAAAAACGATCAGTTGTTATTCGATGCATTTGCCGGCGCTCCGACCGAAACCATGATCGAAAGAAGAAACATTCTGGACAATCTTCAGCATGATTACTTCGTTAATATCATCCTCGGCGAACCCGTCGACCAATTCGACCGGTTTGTCGAGGAATGGTATCGGCTTGGCGGCGCGGACATTACGGCCGAAGTGAATCAATGGCATGAGGACAAGAAAGGCCGTCCATAG
- a CDS encoding carbohydrate ABC transporter permease, which produces MPVSRWLSLEHWKRWLWSFIRLTLIAGLSFVILYPILQKISTAVKDKADLYSPVVVWIPENFTMSNFLDAIRIMDYWETLFNTFALSATTTVLTAASCALAGYGFARLKFKGSQFMFACVILTILVPPTTILIPIYLNLKDFTLMGLIPLITGKSVNLLNSYWPFILTSLTANSLKAGLYIFIFRQFFRGIPKEVEEAAYIDGAGVGTTFTRIMMPNAIPAVITTTLFSFVWQWNDSFYTTTYLTSSKVMSTQLSSLPYNLSIMLGGDPSKADPFYLSMVQDTGILLAILPLIVIYLFVQRYFVESIERTGIVG; this is translated from the coding sequence ATGCCGGTATCTCGGTGGCTATCGCTCGAACATTGGAAACGATGGCTCTGGTCTTTCATACGTTTAACATTGATCGCAGGCCTGTCCTTTGTCATTCTGTATCCGATTCTGCAAAAAATCTCGACGGCCGTCAAAGACAAGGCCGATCTTTATTCACCGGTCGTCGTATGGATTCCGGAAAATTTCACGATGAGCAATTTCCTTGATGCCATCCGCATTATGGATTACTGGGAAACGCTGTTTAACACGTTTGCGCTGTCGGCGACGACGACGGTCTTGACAGCCGCTTCTTGCGCGCTTGCGGGATACGGCTTTGCCCGTTTGAAGTTCAAGGGCAGCCAATTTATGTTCGCTTGCGTTATCCTGACGATACTGGTGCCCCCAACCACGATTCTCATTCCTATATACTTGAATCTGAAAGATTTTACGCTGATGGGCTTGATCCCGCTCATAACCGGGAAATCCGTCAATCTGTTAAACAGCTATTGGCCGTTCATTCTGACTTCGCTGACGGCCAATTCCCTCAAAGCCGGTTTGTACATTTTTATATTCCGACAATTTTTCCGCGGCATTCCGAAAGAAGTGGAGGAGGCCGCGTATATCGACGGCGCGGGCGTCGGAACCACCTTTACCCGCATCATGATGCCGAACGCGATTCCTGCCGTCATTACCACGACGTTGTTCTCCTTCGTCTGGCAATGGAACGACAGCTTCTACACGACGACGTATCTGACTTCAAGCAAGGTCATGTCCACCCAGCTTTCATCGCTGCCGTACAATCTGTCCATCATGCTGGGCGGCGATCCGTCGAAGGCAGACCCTTTTTATTTGAGTATGGTGCAGGATACCGGCATCTTGCTGGCCATCCTTCCGTTGATCGTCATTTATTTGTTCGTCCAGCGATACTTCGTGGAAAGTATCGAGCGTACCGGTATCGTAGGCTAA
- a CDS encoding response regulator: MYRLLVVDDEEIITNSLFEVFHQWMPEKLDVCRAYSGKEALNWMSRTRIDIVLTDIRMPGMSGLELTESIRALWPRCRIIFLTGYSNFDYAYQAIQMPNIRYLLKTEGFDKVMEVVKEVIHEIESGNRMKEWLKQSRMQIEALEWMEQGEYFRQFVADSSLLGADNEAMIDDFQTLNIGLDPKLPVLLALGRVAYSAGKAYAEKKNGHRSVRWIWNSFMEEHVRSIGVVDKHGDLLWLLQPRSENPTGDRLVLYLEGTLELIQEACLDSLELTVSFTISGFPCRWEDVTPQYERLRRLQQLKLGDGIPMILKDQTDSDKSPHCKEGVEASHKADILEAHLEAGRENEFMEELEQMSEFVLTVDDLHQHAAQAYYSIALVLYAKLTRLGLQDPTGERGKLLDLEGHDSMKEAFRYLRRTAEDIFAFKRMDERGKTAHVIDRVCQYIEEHLDQDVTLVHLAERYYFNPSYLSRLFKQERGINISEYIEKCRIRRAKELLKEGDLKVRDVAPLVGYDAAHSFTRFFKKATGLTPQEYRDNLVN, translated from the coding sequence ATGTATAGATTGCTGGTCGTCGACGATGAAGAGATTATTACGAACAGTTTGTTCGAAGTATTTCATCAATGGATGCCCGAAAAGCTTGATGTTTGCCGGGCCTACTCCGGCAAGGAAGCGCTGAATTGGATGTCGCGCACGAGAATCGACATCGTTCTGACGGACATACGCATGCCGGGCATGAGCGGATTGGAATTGACGGAGAGCATCCGCGCTCTCTGGCCAAGGTGCAGAATTATCTTTCTGACCGGGTACAGTAATTTCGATTACGCTTATCAAGCGATCCAGATGCCCAATATTCGCTATTTGTTGAAGACGGAAGGTTTCGATAAGGTCATGGAGGTCGTGAAGGAAGTTATCCATGAAATCGAGAGCGGCAACCGCATGAAAGAATGGCTTAAGCAATCTCGCATGCAGATCGAAGCGCTGGAGTGGATGGAGCAGGGGGAGTACTTCCGGCAATTCGTAGCGGACAGCAGCTTGCTTGGAGCGGATAACGAAGCGATGATTGACGATTTCCAAACCTTGAACATTGGGCTGGATCCGAAACTCCCTGTACTGTTAGCGCTTGGCCGCGTAGCGTATTCAGCAGGCAAAGCATATGCAGAAAAGAAAAATGGCCATCGATCGGTAAGATGGATATGGAATTCTTTTATGGAGGAGCATGTCCGCAGCATCGGCGTCGTGGACAAACACGGGGATTTATTATGGCTGCTCCAGCCGCGGTCCGAGAACCCAACCGGGGATCGTCTGGTTCTTTATTTGGAGGGTACGCTTGAACTCATCCAGGAAGCCTGCCTTGATTCTCTTGAACTTACCGTATCGTTCACCATAAGCGGCTTCCCGTGCCGGTGGGAGGATGTGACACCACAGTATGAACGGCTGCGAAGGCTGCAGCAGCTAAAGCTGGGCGACGGAATTCCGATGATTCTCAAGGATCAAACCGACTCTGACAAATCGCCGCACTGCAAGGAAGGAGTGGAGGCGAGTCATAAGGCGGACATCTTGGAAGCACATTTGGAGGCCGGAAGGGAAAATGAATTTATGGAAGAATTGGAGCAGATGTCGGAATTCGTGCTGACCGTGGACGATCTTCATCAGCACGCTGCCCAAGCTTATTATTCTATTGCGCTGGTGTTGTATGCGAAGCTGACCCGGCTAGGTCTTCAGGATCCGACCGGTGAACGGGGAAAGCTGCTGGACTTGGAAGGCCATGATTCCATGAAGGAAGCTTTTCGGTATTTGAGGCGAACGGCCGAAGACATCTTCGCTTTCAAACGAATGGATGAGCGAGGCAAAACGGCGCATGTCATTGATCGGGTATGTCAATATATCGAGGAGCATTTGGATCAGGACGTGACCCTTGTGCATCTTGCCGAACGCTATTATTTCAATCCGTCCTATCTATCGCGCTTGTTTAAGCAAGAACGGGGAATCAACATCTCCGAATATATCGAAAAATGCCGAATACGAAGAGCCAAGGAGCTGCTTAAGGAAGGGGATTTGAAAGTAAGGGACGTGGCTCCTCTTGTCGGATACGATGCCGCCCATTCCTTCACCCGCTTCTTCAAAAAGGCGACGGGGTTAACGCCTCAGGAGTACCGGGACAATCTCGTGAATTAG
- a CDS encoding sensor histidine kinase produces the protein MLKLPVNSIRNTIFIRLVATYLFVILPLIILGVYLYNWSYQYASQEISKNSQAQLSAYLDGLNREIEWLEIQQYDILQDGELNKMALTWEMMSTVDRKASLHYLLPRLVSIKNSSVYIKDVFVHIRGMDKTISAMTGMNPFDSRRYNNVQVGKARGNARLLQIDDTLHLVAAKYGARKGEEPFLIVQIELDPSKLRESLMQISVYPESGAFIVSEPSGFALASHEEADRLMGGAMQAIPNANRQMITIGTGRYLIDKAYSDKLKLSVFTYLPTEVVKRPLSKFYVWAWLFAGTTLLAIAIYAVSTYKLVHKPLLLLVQSFRKMEDGMFNIRIRHGQRDEFGYLYDRFNHMLIKLQHLIDQDFRHKLMMQRAELKQLQSQINPHFLYNSFFILSSLAKTGDVAQIELFTNMLGEYFRFITRNDADNVPLLEETRHSRIYTEIQKLRFSRRIRVQFGELPKEMETIKVPRLIIQPIIENAYEHSLEKMQDEGLLHVAFHLDNDEASIVIEENGNGLTDNEIEELNRRLERTSESVESPESPEVTGLINIHRRIALTYGESSGLVLSRSPLNGLRVQIRIRLTEGNGHV, from the coding sequence TTGCTTAAGTTACCCGTGAATTCCATTCGTAATACCATCTTTATTCGATTGGTTGCTACCTATCTATTCGTTATTCTTCCGCTTATCATTCTCGGTGTTTATCTGTATAACTGGAGTTACCAATACGCTAGCCAGGAAATATCCAAAAATTCGCAAGCGCAACTTTCGGCTTACCTGGACGGGTTGAACCGGGAAATCGAATGGTTGGAAATTCAGCAATACGATATTTTGCAGGACGGGGAACTCAACAAAATGGCGCTGACATGGGAGATGATGAGCACGGTCGATAGAAAAGCAAGCCTCCATTATTTGCTGCCTCGACTGGTCTCCATCAAAAACAGCAGTGTCTACATAAAAGACGTATTCGTTCATATCCGCGGCATGGATAAAACGATTTCAGCCATGACCGGGATGAACCCATTCGACTCGAGACGGTATAACAATGTCCAAGTAGGAAAGGCGCGCGGCAATGCGAGACTCTTGCAGATCGACGATACGCTCCATCTTGTAGCGGCTAAATACGGAGCTAGAAAAGGGGAAGAGCCGTTCCTGATCGTTCAGATCGAACTGGATCCGAGCAAACTCAGGGAATCCCTGATGCAAATCAGCGTATATCCGGAAAGCGGGGCTTTTATCGTCTCCGAGCCGTCCGGATTTGCTCTGGCCAGCCATGAGGAGGCGGATCGTTTAATGGGAGGGGCCATGCAGGCCATCCCAAATGCGAATCGCCAAATGATAACGATCGGTACAGGCAGGTATCTGATCGATAAGGCGTATTCCGACAAGCTGAAATTATCCGTGTTCACCTACTTGCCTACCGAGGTGGTGAAGCGGCCGCTAAGTAAATTTTATGTCTGGGCCTGGCTGTTTGCAGGCACGACGCTCTTAGCCATCGCCATCTATGCCGTATCGACATACAAGCTGGTTCATAAACCGCTGCTCCTGCTTGTCCAAAGCTTCAGGAAAATGGAAGATGGCATGTTTAATATCCGGATCAGGCATGGACAAAGGGATGAGTTCGGCTATTTATACGATCGATTCAATCATATGCTTATCAAGCTGCAGCATTTGATTGATCAGGATTTCAGGCATAAGCTCATGATGCAAAGGGCGGAGCTGAAACAGCTCCAATCCCAGATCAATCCCCACTTTTTATATAATAGCTTCTTCATCTTGAGTTCCCTGGCCAAAACGGGGGATGTCGCGCAAATCGAGTTGTTCACGAACATGCTTGGAGAATATTTTCGATTCATTACCCGCAATGATGCGGACAACGTTCCATTGCTGGAAGAGACAAGGCATTCCCGCATTTATACCGAGATTCAAAAGCTCAGATTCTCAAGGCGGATCCGCGTTCAATTCGGGGAGCTGCCGAAGGAAATGGAGACCATCAAGGTGCCGCGATTGATCATTCAGCCTATTATCGAAAACGCCTATGAGCACAGTCTCGAAAAAATGCAGGATGAAGGTTTGCTGCATGTAGCGTTTCATTTGGATAATGACGAAGCCTCCATCGTGATTGAAGAAAATGGAAACGGGCTGACGGATAACGAAATCGAAGAGCTAAACAGGCGGCTTGAACGGACGTCCGAATCCGTTGAATCCCCTGAATCCCCTGAAGTGACGGGCCTTATCAACATCCATCGGCGAATTGCCTTAACGTACGGGGAAAGCAGCGGATTAGTTCTTTCAAGAAGTCCATTGAATGGATTGAGGGTCCAGATTCGAATCAGGCTGACGGAGGGGAATGGACATGTATAG